One genomic window of Microbacterium testaceum StLB037 includes the following:
- a CDS encoding SCO4848 family membrane protein, translating into MEPVLIALLFANAVFNAVVWPRFYVRVAKDPRAKNAAGKATPFLIVHTVLIGLALALALASLIAAIAALVS; encoded by the coding sequence ATGGAACCGGTCCTCATCGCCCTGCTGTTCGCCAACGCCGTTTTCAACGCGGTCGTGTGGCCGCGGTTCTACGTGCGAGTGGCGAAGGACCCGCGCGCGAAGAACGCCGCGGGCAAGGCGACGCCGTTCCTCATCGTGCACACCGTGCTCATCGGCCTCGCGCTCGCGCTGGCTCTGGCGTCGCTGATCGCCGCGATCGCCGCGCTGGTCTCCTGA
- a CDS encoding TraR/DksA family transcriptional regulator — protein sequence MDAAHAERMLDDRQREVDHRLARLREDEASLRHDRADATADDEHDPEGSTLSGEWAQVDALRRGAEAERVEIQAARERVASGTFGVCENCGRPIGDARLEARPFARRCIACAV from the coding sequence ATGGATGCCGCACACGCGGAGCGCATGCTCGACGACCGCCAGCGCGAGGTCGATCATCGGCTCGCCCGCTTGCGAGAAGACGAGGCGAGCCTTCGGCACGACCGGGCGGATGCCACGGCAGACGACGAGCATGATCCCGAGGGGTCCACCCTGTCGGGGGAGTGGGCGCAGGTCGATGCCCTGCGCCGGGGTGCCGAGGCGGAGCGCGTCGAGATCCAGGCGGCGCGGGAGCGCGTGGCATCCGGGACCTTCGGGGTGTGCGAGAACTGCGGCCGTCCGATCGGCGATGCGCGGTTGGAGGCCCGCCCCTTCGCCCGCCGCTGCATCGCGTGCGCGGTGTGA
- a CDS encoding DUF2834 domain-containing protein: protein MSELRRHWTPTAVLFLVLAVAGLVGTWTFNVLAIVQMSDFLGDLVTSGPAVSSITVDLLVVAIAGSAFIIIEARRLGMRFGWAYVVLSGITAFAFTFPLFLAMRQRHLTARREATAGA, encoded by the coding sequence ATGAGTGAGCTTCGACGTCATTGGACTCCGACCGCGGTGCTGTTCCTCGTCCTCGCCGTCGCGGGACTCGTGGGCACGTGGACCTTCAACGTCCTCGCCATCGTGCAGATGAGCGACTTCCTCGGCGATCTCGTCACGAGCGGGCCGGCCGTGTCGTCGATCACCGTCGATCTGCTCGTCGTCGCGATCGCCGGAAGCGCCTTCATCATCATCGAGGCTCGCCGCCTGGGCATGCGGTTCGGGTGGGCGTATGTCGTGCTCTCGGGCATCACCGCGTTCGCGTTCACGTTCCCGCTGTTCCTCGCGATGCGTCAGCGCCATCTCACGGCCCGTCGCGAGGCGACCGCGGGGGCGTGA
- a CDS encoding SDR family oxidoreductase codes for MTLLVTAASGHLGRLVVDALLERGVPASDIVAGVRTPAKAGDLADRGIRVVEFDYARPETLAPALEGVTRVLLISGTDVDRVTGHGNVIDAARAAGVERLVYTSAPRNDEIDYALGAEHKATEALIAASGVEATILRNNWYTENYLDAVARAAETGEIVAAVGDARVASASRRDYAEAAAIALIGDDLRGQTLELGGDVAWTYDELAAAASEVVGRPVAYTAVTVEQLAAGLEAAGLDAGTAAFVAGIDDAIARGALGQTDGTLSRLLGRPTTPLAQGLREGLAAR; via the coding sequence ATGACCCTCCTCGTCACCGCCGCTTCCGGACACCTCGGCCGCCTCGTCGTCGACGCTCTGCTCGAGCGTGGCGTTCCGGCATCCGACATCGTCGCCGGCGTCCGCACCCCTGCCAAGGCCGGCGACCTCGCCGATCGCGGCATCCGCGTCGTCGAGTTCGACTACGCGCGCCCCGAGACCCTCGCCCCGGCCCTCGAGGGCGTGACCCGCGTGCTGCTGATCTCCGGGACCGATGTCGACCGCGTCACCGGCCACGGAAACGTCATCGACGCGGCGCGCGCGGCGGGCGTCGAGCGCCTCGTCTACACCAGTGCTCCGCGCAACGACGAGATCGACTACGCGCTCGGAGCCGAGCACAAGGCCACCGAAGCGCTCATCGCCGCCTCGGGCGTCGAGGCCACGATCCTGCGCAACAACTGGTACACCGAGAACTACCTCGACGCCGTCGCGCGGGCCGCGGAGACGGGCGAGATCGTCGCCGCCGTCGGAGACGCCCGCGTGGCCAGCGCGAGCCGTCGCGACTACGCCGAAGCCGCGGCGATCGCGCTGATCGGAGACGACCTGCGCGGACAGACGCTCGAACTGGGTGGGGACGTCGCGTGGACCTACGACGAGCTCGCGGCGGCGGCCTCGGAGGTCGTCGGACGCCCGGTCGCCTACACGGCCGTCACGGTGGAGCAACTCGCCGCCGGCCTGGAAGCCGCGGGATTGGATGCCGGCACCGCCGCCTTCGTCGCGGGCATCGACGACGCGATCGCCCGCGGCGCGCTGGGGCAGACCGATGGAACGCTGTCGCGCCTCCTGGGTCGCCCGACCACTCCTCTCGCGCAGGGGCTGCGCGAGGGTCTCGCCGCGCGCTGA
- a CDS encoding winged helix-turn-helix transcriptional regulator, with translation MSVSLAEIRAEHPEVFADGCPTRTVLDHVMGKWGILVLMALSDGTQRWGVLRRNVSGISEKMLASTLKTLEADGLVVRTAYPEVPPRVEYGLTDRGRGLMEHVLPLMGWVAENAAAIVARPE, from the coding sequence ATGAGCGTCAGTCTTGCGGAAATCCGCGCAGAACATCCGGAAGTTTTTGCCGACGGCTGCCCGACGCGCACCGTGCTCGACCACGTCATGGGCAAGTGGGGCATCCTCGTCCTCATGGCCCTGTCGGATGGGACGCAACGCTGGGGCGTGCTGCGCCGGAACGTGTCCGGGATCAGCGAGAAGATGTTGGCGAGCACGCTCAAGACACTGGAAGCCGACGGCCTGGTGGTCCGCACCGCCTACCCGGAGGTGCCACCGCGCGTGGAGTACGGGCTGACCGACCGCGGCCGCGGCTTGATGGAGCACGTCCTCCCGCTGATGGGATGGGTCGCCGAGAACGCCGCCGCCATCGTCGCCCGGCCGGAGTGA
- a CDS encoding FUSC family protein, which translates to MAKSAIATVAAWLVAGWLVQGPPPIFAAIAALLVVQPSINQSLTRAVERSVGVVVGVVIASLLGIALGSPTWVILLSAGVALVFAWALRMSPGATNQVAISAILVLALGTATPNYALDRVLETLIGALVGIVVNVALVPPVLVPPAREKLEVLGRELAAALERLAQALEAPQTPASLEELLLEARLLRPVRDAAATAIADGADSLSLNPRSGRHRADLLAMQDLLDRFTPVVTQAIGMTRAVYDGYDATIAEEPSVRAIAEQLHRAAHDVRRAFAVDTGADLPIAAEEPALTRPLQIRTPSAAHWVLVGSLLMDLHRVHETLRDGEG; encoded by the coding sequence GTGGCGAAGTCCGCGATCGCTACCGTCGCCGCGTGGCTCGTCGCCGGGTGGCTCGTGCAGGGGCCGCCACCGATCTTCGCCGCGATCGCCGCGCTCCTCGTCGTCCAGCCCAGCATCAACCAATCGCTGACCCGCGCGGTCGAACGCAGCGTCGGCGTCGTGGTCGGGGTCGTGATCGCCTCCCTTCTGGGGATCGCCCTCGGCAGCCCGACCTGGGTGATCCTCCTGTCCGCCGGAGTCGCGCTGGTGTTCGCGTGGGCGCTGCGCATGTCACCCGGGGCGACCAACCAGGTCGCGATCAGCGCGATCCTCGTCCTTGCGCTCGGCACCGCCACGCCCAACTACGCGCTCGACCGCGTGCTCGAGACGCTGATCGGGGCACTGGTCGGCATCGTCGTCAACGTCGCTCTGGTCCCCCCGGTTCTCGTCCCTCCCGCGCGCGAGAAGCTCGAGGTGCTGGGCCGCGAACTCGCCGCCGCCCTCGAGCGCCTCGCCCAGGCGCTCGAGGCGCCGCAGACCCCGGCATCCCTCGAAGAGCTTCTTCTCGAGGCGCGCCTGCTCCGCCCCGTTCGGGATGCCGCGGCCACCGCCATCGCGGACGGCGCCGACTCGCTGTCGCTGAACCCCCGCAGCGGTCGCCACCGGGCCGACCTTCTCGCGATGCAGGATCTCCTCGACCGCTTCACCCCCGTGGTCACGCAGGCGATCGGCATGACCCGCGCCGTCTACGACGGCTACGACGCGACGATCGCCGAGGAGCCCTCGGTGCGCGCCATCGCCGAGCAGCTGCACCGCGCGGCGCACGACGTCCGCCGCGCCTTCGCCGTCGACACGGGGGCGGATCTTCCCATCGCCGCCGAGGAACCCGCCCTCACGCGACCCTTGCAGATCCGCACACCGTCCGCCGCGCACTGGGTCTTGGTGGGATCTCTCCTGATGGACCTGCACCGCGTGCACGAAACGCTGCGCGACGGCGAGGGGTGA